In one window of Leguminivora glycinivorella isolate SPB_JAAS2020 chromosome 10, LegGlyc_1.1, whole genome shotgun sequence DNA:
- the LOC125230373 gene encoding uncharacterized protein LOC125230373 → MGADAARPPSPPSGPAGVTEGLSVAGAQPMGAATANSTLRYGLTVETPRSPSYDTTLLWRRDLAKRLRRRSRPTPIPARHPKAAVIDRTTEKRKSLQETTKEVNKPIIRAQSVRSHASSRTVIEAQLSQAELEASERLAEISRRELQLEADMVRKRLDARKLQIRANADSADEHESAGSVRNSNQDRLDEWLENSRDATSKPICKRLTDEPLPKYETPRRPAQAERHIRGLSPDRQSLLGILLRFREWEFAVTADIQEMFLQIQLRREDRHSQLFIWRGSRRDVTPWTYQLNRVCFGNISSPFLAHSVRNRNATDNKDRYPDAVYDIHNNHYMDDYVASYETERELISTATQVRLAHAEASFRLRSYASNSELLMRNIDPEERATGPSHLGEKQQTVLGMTWDPETDTLGYNTKMLRVPDDVKRYERSPTKRELLSAVMSVYDPLGLIAQYMISAKIIFQRVWTKGTDWDERLPAEEAEDFFRWLRALSDVSALRIPRRYATPTGAVRRELHIFSDASTEAYSAAAYWRVSNDEEETQVSLAIAKSRVCPLKVMTVPRLELTAAVVGVRLAETILREQRYPVTKVTYWTDSMVVLGWVRDDARNYRPYVSHRLAEIAEKTDRDAWRYVPTAQNPADRATRCQPAQSVRIEDEWYEGPRFLYGPETSWPSHTSNRTDDLPERKARPSTETSLAIISAKPDPSSVLPDVRRFSSYDRLLNATANVLLFIEKMRTKNKALQLQVRHLRKAEHMWLQYSQRRSFPEELRALSQNRLIDRKSRLYDLAPELGDDGVLRMKTRLGSAPVLYTALQPIILDGREPFTRLLILRAHRRSAHIHNEAVINELRQEYWILHLRPTVKSVARNCALCTLRRATPRAQPLGDLPPERLQAYQRPFTHTAQDYMGPMFVTIGRRREKRWVCLYTCLVTRAIHLESVHSLSTDSALLSLRRFAARRGWPRTMYSDNATCFRAAATELREAYRQWLPVLQTYATQNRMEWKFIPPGNPSAGGAWERMIRTVKIAMSYTFNERAPKPEVFETLLAEIENIVNRRPLTHVNVDPDSEESLTPAHFLLLHNANLPMIGVYDENEKKQWKMAQALADHFWRRWTKEYFPLLAPRKSSHDGGRQLQPGDVVIVAEPNGPRSVWPRGVVETTYPGPDGRVRSADIRTRHGTLRRPSCRLAVIASQPMHQESSTAGTKC, encoded by the exons atgggcgccgacgcggcgcgccCTCCCTCACCTCCCTCCGGACCCGCTGGCGTAACGGAAGGGCTTAGCGTCGCCGGCGCGCAACCGATGGGCGCGGCGACAGCTAACAGCACACTCAGGTATGGATTAACCGTAGAGACACCGAGGTCACCGTCCTACGACACGACATTGCTATGGCGAAGGGATTTAGCCAAGCGGTTACGGCGTCGTTCCAGACCCACGCCGATCCCAGCCAGACATCCCAAGGCTGCCGTCATAGACAGAACTACCGAGAAACGAAAGTCGCTGCAGGAAACTACCAAGGAGGTAAATAAACCAATTATTAGAGCTCAGTCCGTCAGATCACATGCGAGCAGTCGCACTGTGATAGAAGCGCAGCTGTCTCAGGCGGAGCTCGAGGCCAGCGAACGGCTAGCGGAGATATCCCGGAGGGAGTTGCAGCTAGAAGCGGACATGGTACGTAAACGGCTAGACGCCAGAAAACTGCAGATCCGCGCTAATGCGGATAGCGCAGACGAGCACGAATCTGCTGGTAGCGTGCGGAATTCGAATCAAGATCGATTAGACGAATGGCTAGAGAACTCGCGAGACGCGACGTCAAAACCCATTTGTAAGAGGTTAACCGACGAACCTCTACCCAAATACGAGACTCCGAGACGACCTGCGCAGGCGGAGCGGCATATTCGAGGCCTCTCACCGGACCGCCAG AGCCTGCTGGGGATACTACTTCGATTCCGTGAGTGGGAATTCGCCGTCACCGCGGACATACAGGAAATGTTCCTTCAAATACAGCTGCGAAGAGAGGATCGGCATAGTCAGCTCTTCATCTGGAGGGGATCGCGGCGTGACGTGACACCGTGGACGTACCAGCTAAACCGGGTATGTTTCGGTAACATCTCTTCTCCTTTTCTCGCACACTCGGTGCGGAATAGGAATGCGACGGACAACAAGGATCGCTATCCGGACGCGGTCTACGATATCCATAATAATCACTACATGGACGATTATGTGGCATCATATGAGACAGAACGGGAACTCATATCAACAGCGACACAGGTGAGACTAGCACACGCGGAGGCTAGCTTTCGGCTGCGCAGCTACGCTAGCAACAGCGAGTTGTTAATGCGAAACATCGATCCGGAGGAGCGAGCGACGGGACCTTCTCATCTCGGAGAAAAGCAACAGACCGTCCTCGGAATGACGTGGGACCCAGAGACGGATACGCTGGGGTACAACACGAAAATGCTACGAGTGCCAGACGACGTGAAAAGGTACGAGCGATCGCCCACTAAAAGGGAACTTTTGAGTGCCGTAATGTCAGTTTACGACCCATTAGGCCTCATAGCGCAGTATATGATAAGCGCTAAGATCATATTCCAACGTGTGTGGACAAAGGGCACGGACTGGGACGAGCGGCTGCCGGCGGAGGAAGCGGAGGACTTTTTCCGGTGGCTGAGGGCACTGAGCGACGTGTCCGCGCTGCGAATACCCCGACGATACGCCACGCCCACCGGTGCAGTTAGAAGAGAACTGCATATTTTCAGTGATGCATCGACCGAGGCCTACAGCGCGGCGGCCTATTGGCGAGTATCGAACGACGAGGAGGAAACGCAAGTGAGCTTAGCTATAGCGAAAAGCCGAGTTTGCCCGCTAAAGGTAATGACAGTTCCCAGGCTCGAATTAACCGCAGCAGTCGTCGGCGTGCGGCTGGCGGAGACAATTTTACGCGAGCAGCGTTATCCTGTGACAAAGGTGACGTATTGGACAGATTCCATGGTTGTTCTCGGATGGGTTCGCGATGACGCGCGGAACTATCGTCCGTACGTGTCACACCGACTTGCGGAGATCGCCGAGAAAACAGATAgagacgcgtggaggtatgtacCAACCGCTCAGAACCCCGCAGATCGAGCGACGAGATGTCAACCAGCGCAGAGCGTGCGCATCGAGGACGAGTGGTACGAGGGACCGCGCTTTCTCTATGGACCCGAGACATCATGGCCTAGTCACACATCGAATCGAACAGACGACCTGCCTGAGAGGAAGGCGAGGCCGTCAACCGAGACGTCACTGGCGATCATCTCAGCGAAGCCAGACCCTTCGAGCGTACTGCCAGACGTGAGACGGTTTAGCAGTTACGACAGACTGTTGAACGCGACAGCGAACGTCTTGCTATTCATCGAGAAAATGAGAACGAAGAATAAAGCCTTGCAGCTACAAGTCAGACATTTGAgaaaggcagaacacatgtgGTTGCAATACAGTCAACGACGAAGCTTTCCCGAAGAGCTTCGAGCCTTAAGCCAGAATAGGCTCATCGATCGCAAATCGCGATTATACGACCTGGCACCCGAGCTAGGCGATGACGGCGTGTTACGCATGAAGACGAGGCTGGGCAGCGCTCCAGTATTGTACACCGCGCTACAACCGATAATACTGGATGGCCGCGAGCCGTTCACCCGTCTACTCATCCTGCGAGCTCACCGACGATCAGCGCACATTCACAACGAAGCAGTAATCAACGAACTGCGACAAGAATATTGGATACTACATCTGCGGCCGACCGTGAAGTCTGTAGCTCGAAACTGCGCGCTATGCACACTACGACGAGCAACACCGAGAGCGCAGCCCTTAGGCGATCTCCCGCCCGAGCGACTACAGGCGTATCAACGTCCCTTCACTCACACCGCACAAGACTACATGGGACCGATGTTCGTCACGATCGGACGGCGCAGAGAAAAACGCTGGGTGTGTCTATACACGTGCCTAGTGACGCGCGCTATTCACCTTGAAAGCGTGCACAGTCTTTCAACCGACAGCGCGCTACTATCACTACGAAGATTCGCCGCGAGAAGAGGATGGCCCAGGACGATGTACAGCGATAACGCGACGTGCTTCAGGGCGGCGGCGACGGAACTACGTGAGGCGTACCGGCAATGGCTGCCTGTACTGCAAACTTACGCCACTCAGAACCGAATGGAATGGAAATTCATCCCACCTGGCAATCCTTCGGCCGGGGGCGCGTGGGAGCGAATGATAAGGACAGTTAAGATAGCGATGTCCTACACCTTCAACGAACGAGCACCGAAACCCGAAGTTTTCGAAACTCTACTCGCCGAGATAGAGAATATCGTCAACCGACGACCACTTACACATGTCAACGTCGATCCAGACTCCGAAGAAAGTTTGACTCCAGCACACTTTCTACTTCTTCATAACGCTAACCTACCGATGATTGGCGTTTACGACGAGAACGAGAAGAAGCAATGGAAGATGGCCCAAGCGCTTGCCGACCACTTTTGGCGGCGCTGGACCAAAGAGTACTTTCCTCTACTGGCACCGAGGAAGTCGTCCCACGACGGAGGGCGGCAACTTCAACCAGGCGATGTGGTCATCGTCGCTGAACCCAATGGTCCACGCAGCGTGTGGCCCCGAGGCGTCGTCGAGACTACCTACCCGGGACCCGATGGACGGGTCCGCTCCGCTGACATCAGAACGAGACACGGGACGCTACGCAGGCCCAGCTGCAGGCTGGCGGTCATCGCGTCGCAACCCATGCACCAGGAGTCTTCGACTGCGGGGACAAaatgttag